The DNA segment ctttaaaatttagtttttttaaaaaatttagaataaatttaataataattacataAGAATAGCCTTTaatacaaacaaattaaatataattatcatatattgttgaatttgttttaaattttttaaaaatttagctgTTCGAGTaaatttgatgcaaataaaaaatttttagaataaaattaaaataaaataaaatttagatatattttttaaatttttgtcaagttttagaaaaaaaatgcttTATCTTATATTAGGTGctctttattaatatttattatataatattttagtctttatttgAGTGGAGGCATTATTAGAAACATGCAGACTTCAATTGAGACTGCCAGTCAAATGCAAAACATCATCCTTACGTTAACAAAGGCATGTTTTTGATTAACCACAAAATGATTAATTCAGAATGAAATCAACAATATTGCCTTTACTACTAAACAAGGAGAACACCAccattaacaataataatgtgtCTCTACTTGgagattaaaaaaagaaaaaagtggaAGAACACTATAGAGAAAATTCATATAGCTCACACCACAcacaaaagggggagaaatacTAGCTAAATGactatgattaaaaaaaaagtaataataataaggaaaaagaaacatatataaaataaaatgttcaaTGATGAAGTGTTGCTGTGTGATTGGAGGCAGAGATTTTTGGTGGGCATTGGTAGCACTTAGCAAATAATCCAAATGTGTCAACTTGTTTGATGAAGTTAGTCATGCTTGCCCACCCTCCAAATCCAAACCCTACCACAAATACCCACACCACCACAAATGCATTCACAACAAACATTACTGTCCAATTTGGAATGAACACCGGCAATTTCTCTGCTGCATTCTGGTCCAAACAACaacggaaaaaaaaaagtaaatgacTAATTaacaatcaattaaaaaaaaaaagagattttgaatttttcgtCAAATTAGGgttattatttcttattttcgtATCGTACATCGaataatttcttgttttattgAACTAATTATTAGTATGATTGTTAGAGTAAATGAAAAATTCTTGCATCCTATTAATATTACAAGTATGAAGAGTACATTTGTGTATGAAATTAGtttcacataaaaaaataaaaaaaaattataagatcaGAAACTCGtcaatttaacattttaaaattttgagtttgatacaggatcttctaaaaatatatagTGTTTTTTTATGACATCTATGCTGTGGTTATGGGATCTACATGCACCATTAGTTCCTTGTGCAAGATATTTTATAAGAACCTGAATAGGAAGAGGGAGAGTTGAGTAGAAGGGTCAACGTTAGGTTGGGCATGGCCCATATCAttgttaaaaacttaaaatgtgGTTTTGTATAGTTATGAATGGTAATATGACTATAGCATATAAACTCATGAGTGACAAAGAAATGACACCAAccctaaaattataatatcaatTTCGAATAATTAAATACAACTAGTGAGTGGGACTAGGACTTATACTGCCAGTGACATAGGAAGTCACTTCCAAAGTTAAATCATTAAGCTAAGCTGGAATCATATCCTCTAAACACATGTTCACCACCTCACAAAGAGTTTCAAGAATCCATCATCTACATAGGTGGGTGCTTTCTAAAATCAAGCTCTTATCACTATCTTCAAACTTAATAATTGTTAGTAAGGGTTTAATTAGTTTCATTTCTTTATGGTGGCTTATCATATAATTTTAGTCGTATACATCACTCTCACTGTTAGATAAAGTATGGAACTCAATTAATATGGATTCTATATTCCATCTAAAAGATTGAGTTTGCTTGATGTACCCcccaaaaaaaattgataaatacaAAAAGTTATTTCTATGATAAGATCTAATCTTAAACTTGGACCTCTGTAAAATCCTAATGCACCATCTTTACTCAAAAACTTTATGTTTAAAAGGTATTTGCTTTTTGTGTAGGGCAGAAAGCACATCGCCAATTAAATTTCCTTGTACTATTATATAGGTAGCTACAACCTACAAGCTATACATAAAGTTATGTCTAGACTTTTTATTAAAATCCTCTCAGTAATGATGTTAATTGTTAGCAATGTTATAAATGAATAtctgtaaaaaatattataaataaatatataatattagatgcatttcaaatattttataaataccgtgtttcaataattttagtcattaattttgatcataaaatatatacatgataGATAtcaataactaaaattattaaattattaatatttttaaaatttttaattttttttataatattaagttGTTGAATAACAGGTAAATTCATTTCTTTTTAATAgccacaatttatttttaaaagataaaaattgtgATAGAAAATACCGTCATAATTTCTCAAATTGAATTAcctgaatttttaataataaaatttaaaacgaCAAAATATGAatgaaacaaaagaagaaatcaaaataatagagAGGAAATCCAGATAGATTATGCATTAGGTAGAAAGATATAACTAGAAACAAATTAAAGACATTATATCATTTATGAAGCGTTATAAGTATTATAAGAATATATttcattagttttaattatatatatatatataattaaaatcaataataactaaaatcaCTGAAGAActagtattttaaaaatatttgaaaattttgatatcATTTATGATGTATATAGATAGCTTGGAACATTTACCTGTCTAGCAGAGGCAGACTTGTAAGTAAGCATATGAGCAGAAGCAGGGATGATATAGACTGTGAAGCTAACCAAAAGTGCCCCAACAGCTGAATTTATGGGTCCAAAGAATGGGAAAATTATGGCCAAAAACCATATTGGTATCACCACTGGTAACCTTGCTAATGCCCTTAAACATATGCTTTTTGTGTCATGCATTCCTATCACTTTCTCCCACACAAAGTACAATGGTGTGCATGCAAATCCAAATGTTATGAACTGCCCATTTCAAATACAAACTCATCAACACCAATTATGCACTCACAGTTTAAAGAGTTTTAtatactattaaaaaattttaaaaaatgtttagaATATTAGTGTTCCAGTCATTTTAatcgttgattttaattaacaTATATTGTATACAAACTACTTAAGTCCAATATATATACGGACCTGATGAATGAGCATTAAGATTACGCCGGCGTCGCGCCAGCCGGAGCggggaagaagggagaaggCATTGGAATGGTCTAAGAGTTGGTCACCAAAGGCCCAATAGACAGCAATAGCAGATGGAAGAGTGAGGGTGAACACATAGAGAGTGGCAAAAAGATAGATATACTTGAACTTTTGAGGTTTCCACATTGCATGCATGATTTCCCTGCCATAGCCACATACTTCCATATTAGAAAAAGAACCAATGTTGCTccaaattgaaaatcaaattcaattttgtcattattgttagtaaaaaaaaaatggttttATTCCAATAATTAACGTTAACTTTACCTAAATTTAGATTCTTGAGAGACAAACTATCATAAAAGTCtacattcattttctttttcacaatccaaaatattttgtatttatatgtcTGATCTCTGAAGTTACCCATTCCAGTAGTTTACAACTGCACTTCATTTAATTCCATTCCTTTTGTCGTGAGAAAAGTAAACTAGCACATACCATGAGGTAAAATGTCATAAAAATATGATACATTGATGGTATCTTGGAGGAAAAGCAAAATGCCAACATCTGAACAGAGTTTCACATTAAATATATCTACTGCtctacataaataataatactaatagtaattaaaagaataaagttCAACTACATGggtcattaatttttttaattgattaatggCAGAGTATAATTGTAATCCAAGACAGACGACACTAGTTAGTGTGTGACGGTTGTTCAAAAAGTGCAAGATTTACTGTTTGTCTTATTTCCAAAGTCTCAATTTAGAATGGGGGCAAAAGCTGCTattgaggaaaaaaaaaaaaagtggccgTGCAAATGCAATAAACTTACCACTATATAACTATCTTTAATGTTTCATTGTCCTAGACAATAAAGAAAACTATCATCATTGTTCTGTCTACTTAACAAGCAAAAGATTAGAGGGGggaaaattgttttaaatttttaatacattgaccatgtacatattttatattattatttaattaaaattatatttcatttaaaaaatattattttattaatatgataaTACATGattaaatatgattaattaaattaaatgatatataAATGCAAATGATTAAAGGTGCTTACACTGTGACGGCATGGCCGCCGAAAGTGTAGAGTATGTTGGTGGCGCCTGTGAAATACAAAACCAACTTGTTTGGGCCCGTGTGACTTACATTTTCAACCTGCAAAATTTTATACAATtctaaaaggaataaaataataattaatacctgattttttttttaatttttcgtaCAAGCAGATGGACCCCGCAATAGAAATGTCATGTCCTtggtattaaatattaaaataaatataaaaattttaatttttaattagttaatatggATTAAATTTTatcctaaaattattttttagagaatttagaatttagaaaaaaaataattgattttttagttAAACTTTAAATGTTAACGTAAATATAACAAGATCCAGAAGAATTTTCTGAGACCGACTTAAAGTGAATAGAGAAGTTTATCAGATTATTGTCTATTGATGGATTTTGTACTATTATTTAGAGTATTtggcagaagaaaaaaaataacaggATATTCAATAATCAAGAAGTAGGTGTTACGAAAGTTATCAACAAGTCGATTAAGAACTATAAAGAATAGGTTGCTTTTGATTATTCTAGTTGTTGATGACAATGTCAGACATGACtgtagtttaatttttttgttttgttactTAGTAACTACTCCACTTTGTTATGTTGggctttttgttttaaaaaaaaaaacagaagaaaaattaaagatttaaaatcattctgttaattatttttttttttgtatttaaaagagtaaacatttaaatatatattactttttaaaaatataaaaaaataattttttatttaaaaatgagaAGAATAATTAGACAATTACCtggccatgaagaagggcaGCAATGGTTAAATACCAAGCAGTGTAGGTGGTCATGGCAAGGCCAAGGAAGGACCAAATCCTGTAGTTATGAAATGATGGTATGAAGACTGTGGTGGCACAGCATGCTCCGAATATGTATGTCCAAGTTCTCTTATCCAAGTGATCGTTTATGTAGTATATGTTACTGCAGAATGCATAACATTAGTTAGTCACTAAGCATCTTCTAATCTAATATAAAATTGGAAATTACTATATGAAACCTTGCACAGGCTATGAGCTGGATAACAGATCCAAAGAGTAGAAAAGTGCAGTTGAATGCCAATCCAACGGCTTTCCAGTAAGGTCCCAGGAGTCCATCCAACACCTCAAACCACTGCATCATCCATCATATCAAATTATCAATCATATTCGCAGTTTTGACGCCTTGATAATTGTTTTgggacaaaaatttaaaataaaataaaataaaatatattaaaaatttatgtgaagttgatgtCTGAAAAtcgttaaatgatttgataatttgactaaattgtcTTCTAATGGCTCTtagctatcaacttcacatgaaattaACTGTACTTGAgttttttctataaaatatatgttaaaaatattttaattttggataaaaattgttagtttttaatttacttgaaattaatttcagtaaacaagaataaatacataattttttttgttgaattgtGTTTATTTTAGGATAAATTTGGTTAATTAGAAGtcctatattttttaattattaaataaaaataaagatttttatattttaaaaaagaatatatatttatatttttattcatttaaacattaaaaataattaaaaataagttaaaattcctaattattgttataaaagAAAAGTTCAATTAAGAAGCTATTTTTATAGCCAATTTCAGCTAGTATGCTTACTTTTTCAATGTACAATAAAAAGGGCATTAATgtctttttgtttattatttatgtattagtGTCAGTCATATCCTTGGTTCTACTAAGCACAACCTTAATATCTCTTTATCTTTCTATTACGAGACACTGTACTCATCAAAGAGGCAAAGACAACAATATAAAGATGTGTCTGGTAAATGAAGAGCTTGAAGGAGAAGGGAGGGGAAAAAAAGAGTTAGTGAATAAAGTAGAATTGAAACCCAatcctttttcactcaaaaaggcaAACTTGTAATCACAGCCTTAAaacaatttaatggtggttttTCCTTGTTTGTACAGTAAACTAAACTCAAAGCTGAGAAAGAAAAAACTCAAACCTGAATGACATGGTTTTTGAAGCTGACATTCTCTTTCTCCTTGCGGGTTCTGTACTCAATGTAGAGAATGCTTATCAAATAAGCAGTCCAACTACCAAGAATTCCATAGAAGATTTGTAGTATGATTCCTGAAAGCATCCCTAGCTGTGAGAATGAGTATGGCAGTGTTAACAGAACCTGTGCTACCTGCAATATATAACAAACAAAGACAATAATctcagttagttagttagtttcaACAATTATGAAATGAATTGAAACTGTTTTGTGTATATACCTGATTTGAGGCACAGCTGAACCAAGCATCATAAGCAGAACcaccatgccagagaaggctTTTCAAGGAGGAATGTGAACCTGAACCACCACCTTCTTTCTCcaactcttctctttcttctctttcaattGTTTCATTCAGGCTTGACATCATGGTTTCTTCACCTCCTTGCTTCTGTCTTGACATTGTTTTTATGGTGATAAagatctgaagaagaagaagaagaagagatcaCATTAAACAGTGTTAAAATCAAGACATGTACCAAACCCCatgatcaaaacacaaaaaggAGATACCGAACCGTGTATGATAAACAGTAAAAGCTACCTAATCTTAGTCAATAATGTTGCTTTGTGATGAAAGGAaaggttttttcttttctttttctcctctctTGCTGCTGATTGACAGAGAAAATCATAGGCTTTTTTTCCACTCTGATCCTACTGCCAAATAGAGTGAAGAccttaaatcctaaaaattagacttgttctttttcttcttttgtgatCTGTGGTGATATATAGCTGAGTTGCTGTTAAGGTAAGAAGAGTCAATAAGGTTCTTAAATGCAGTTTTTTattttcccccctttttttttttctttctgtacAAGGAATTGGCAGTGAGCTGGTAGTTTCAATGCAAAAGATatcaatgataataataataataacaataacaataataataagtaatCTTGTGGTGGAAAATTAAACCCTGTAAGGAAGCTAAGTAAGCACAGAAAGTAGTACTATGTTACTACTGTTTTTGATGAagggggtgttgatggatggtGATTGTTGGATTTGGAGGATCAAGATCTGACACAAAAGGGGGGAAGTAGTAGTACACCTGAactcagagagagagagagagagagagagagaataagaaCAGTTTGTTATTGGGTATATATTGAAGTTGGAAGATGAAAATTAATGAATGAAACCAATGGGTTTGGTTTGGTTGTGATGTTGCTTTGGGGGGTTCTCTCTTATAGTTGTGTACTTTGTGAtgtctctcttttctttctctcttatgTTCTGTTCTCTGAGATGGTCCTCATCACAAATAATGTTACACACAAGTGAAGTAGTAAAAATCATATCTTGCTCTTCAATCTTCATGGATATCGTTTTAGAAAGcaaattttaatgtaattttttttattttgtttagaaaaataagatgtttttactttttaagtttggtgcatTTATACCAAATGAATactttctatgattttttttaacaatgatagtaaaattgtccaaaaaaaatatttagagattaactaaattttatttcgATCTTTTGTATACATTTTTTgtaatattcataaaaaattaaatcaaatatataatttgtttgTCGTTTATGAAATAATAATACACTTTGTCATGGCTAAATAATCTTTGGAAAGCTAATATGTCATCTCTTTTTCTTGGAGATCATTTTCTCAAAAACTAAAGGATGTGTTTGGTTGTACTTttattttcaagttttttttttagcattttatgaagacaaaagaaaaataataaaatgtatttacagtttttatctccttttttttcacaaaatcataaaaattaaaaatattaaaaataaagtcggaaaataaaaacacaaataaaatatttttaattcttttaaaaacttaaatggCAATTTAGTCTAAAAATACCAATTATATCaagaaagtaattaattatttttcatagaAACATACCTTATATATAGTACGAAATATTAATTCATTCTCATACGGTCATACCTATATAAATGTAGATGTAGATTAtgggctaatttttttatatatgaataattttaatgtaaaatataaaaatatttgttcattttagtattttatatgATTATAGTAGTAACATAAAACGTTACtgatattttgtaaaaaaaaaattaattataaaaaatattttttaattatagtcCTATAACAGTGTATAATATAAagtttagatatttttaaaaaattcactcCTAATAAtctaatattagaaaaaaaatcgtAGATTATGtgctatttttttcattattttctctcatatttgcttttcttttccctGTTTTTACATTGACCTTggtttaattttgagttttgattagtTAGAAGCTTCTTTAAcgtgaaaagaaataaaattcttcttttgattttgaagtaaaaaattatgtctataaataataataaatataagaaaataaaattgtcaaACATATGTAACTTGATAAACTTAGAAAAAACAAGTTGATAAGACAGTGATTTcaataagttagctaagttgtaatttttttatttggacaaaattaaaaacgtTAGCTTAGTTGCAACtaacctttctttttttttttaactaaagatAGGAGAAGTCGAACTCGCAATTTTTTAAATGAGTATAGAGAAACTATGCCTTTAACTTAGgcaaataacaaattattaacTAATCATATgttaaaaacaagtaaaaaaataagGTTAAAGGCCAATTTTTTTATGACTTTTATTTTGATGCCAAAATTACTGAGCTTACCTTTTaagataaatatcaaatatgttaaaattattcgtttttatatctttaattttaaattaaatattaatttttaaatttttttgtaaattagaCACTATATAGGATAAGTTTAAAATGTTTCCGTTTAAAaacaaagtttaattattctattgatttttatagttttgtaaaattttcaattagttttttatattttttttcttttaattgggtctctgtaccaaatttttttttaattagaccCATCTTGAcagtaattagtttaattttataaggACCTAACTAAAAAGAATTGGTACAGaaacccaaataaaaaaaattaaggacccaattaaaaaaatttggtggaaagactcaattaaaaaaaaagtacaaagacctaattaaaaattttacaaaagtataaaaaccaataaaataattaaacctaaaaacaAATATCGATATTTCAGATACATTCAAACCacacatattttttattgataaatcCAAAGGATAGAATTTAGTGAAACATTTTAATGtagtaataaaaattttatcaccACCATGAATCTTCAAGTTGTAtgtaatcatatttttaaaaaatataaaattatagagataTATAAAAGACCGAAAACTTATTGTTTGAGATAATGTGAgaaacacattaaaaattacgaaaatatatatttttaactaaaatacattttttatgttaaatactATATATCGAACCGTTATATAATaagtatataataaaaagtaatcaattttaacatAATGCATGTGAAAATTAGTAAagctaattttagaaaataaataaataaataaataataactaaataaaatgaaaggtaATAAACAATCCTAGTTTATAACCTTAGGATtttaatggttgaaaaagaaaagaattatatacCTCTAATTGATGGATGGTTCATATTGAAGAGACTCACCTAtaaattgagtttttctttaattcatttcaatcaaGTCATCCAAAGAgaataacataatatttctttgagtagttttcttctatatatatagagagaagtGTGTTCTCCTTTTGTCAAGAGAGAGTGTTATTGTAGTCTCCTTGTGAGAGAGAGAAGTTGTAATTCTCAAAGAAAGTTATTCAATTGTTTTCACATTTGatacaaatttataattttcatcTCTATATTTTGATGTTTCATTTGTCTGGTACCTAacagtggtatcagagccaaagGTTGctgattaatatatttttttttctccgcTGCGAGTTACCGTCTAAAAAAAAATGGCAGCAAAGTATGAAATTCCNNNNNNNNNNNNNNNNNNNNNNNNNNNNNNNNNNNNNNNNNNNNNNNNNNNNNNNNNNNNNNNNNNNNNNNNNNNNNNNNNNNNNNNNNNNNNNNNNNNNNNNNNNNNNNNNNNNNNNNNNNNNNNNNNNNNNNNNNNNNNNNNNNNNNNNNNNNNNNNNNNNNNNNNNNNNNNNNNNNNNNNNNNNNNNNNNNNNNNNNNNNNNNNNNNNNNNNNNNNNNNNNNNNNNNNNNNNNNNNNNNNNNNNNNNNNNNNNNNNNNNNNNNNNNNNNNNNNNNNNNNNNNNNNNNNNNNNNNNNNNNNNNNNNNNNNNNNNNNNNNNNNNNNNNNNNNNNNNNNNNNNNNNNNNNNNNNNNNNNNNNNNNNNNNNNNNNNNNNNNNNNNNNNNNNNNNNNNNNNNNNNNNNNNNNNNNNNNNNNNNNNNNNNNNNNNNNNNNNNNNNNNNNNNNNNNNNNNNNNNNNNNNNNNNNNNNNNNNNNNNNNNNNNNNNNNNNNNNNNNNNNNNNNNNNNNNNNNNNNNNNNNNNNNNNNNNNNNNNNNNNNNNNNNNNNNNNNNNNNNNNNNNNNNNNNNNNNNNNNNNNNNNNNNNNNNNNNNNNNNNNNNNNNNNNNNNNNNNNNNNNNNNNNNNNNNNNNNNNNNNNNNNNNNNNNNNNNNNNNNNNNNNNNNNNNNNNNNNNNNNNNNNNNNNNNNNNNNNNNNNNNNNNNNNNNNNNNNNNNNNNNNNNNNNNNNNNNNNNNNNNNNNNNNNNNNNNNNNNNNNNNNNNNNNNNNNNNNNNNNNNNNNNNNNNNNNNNNNNNNNNNNNNNNNNNNNNNNNNNNNNNNNNNNNNNNNNNNNNNNNNNNNNNNNNNNNNNNNNNNNNNNNNNNNNNNNNNNNNNNNNNNNNNNNNNNNNNNNNNNNNNNNNNNNNNNNNNNNNNNNNNNNNNNNNNNNNNNNNNNNNNNNNNNNNNNNNNNNNNNNNNNNNNNNNNNNNNNNNNNNNNNNNNNNNNNNNNNNNNNNNNNNNNNNNNNNNNNNNNNNNNNNNNNNNNNNNNNNNNNNNNNNNNNNNNNNNNNNNNNNNNNNNNNNNNNNNNNNNNNNNNNNNNNNNNNNNNNNNNNNNNNNNNNNNNNNNNNNNNNNNNNNNNNNNNNNNNNNNNNNNNNNNNNNNNNNNNNNNNNNNNNNNNNNNNNNNNNNNNNNNNNNNNNNNNNNNNNNNNNNNNNNNNNNNNNNNNNNNNNNNNNNNNNNNNNNNNNNNNNNNNNNNNNNNNNNNNNNNNNNNNNNNNNNNNNNNNNNNNNNNNNNNNNNNNNNNNNNNNNNNNNNNNNNNNNNNNNNNNNNNNNNNNNNNNNNNNNNNNNNNNNNNNNNNNNNNNNNNNNNNNNNNNNNNNNNNNNNNNNNNNNNNNNNNNNNNNNNNNNNNNNNNNNNNNNNNNNNNNNNNNNNNNAAGACACCAATGGAGATGTGGCAAGGTAAGCCACCTAATTATTCTTCTTTACATATATTTGGTTGTCCTGTGTACGTAATGTACAATTCCCAGGAAAGAACAAAGCTGGACCCAAAGTCTAGAAAATGTATATTCTTGGGTTATACTGACGGAGTTAAGGGGTATCGCCTGTGGGATCCCACTGCTCGCAAGGTAGTTGTCAGTAGAGATGTGATATTTGCAGAAGATGAATTGCaaaaggaacaagaaaatgacAGCACTGTTAAAGATATAACCACTGTTCAAATAGATGAAAAATGTAGAGAAGGTGATCTTTCTGAAGTAGAACCACAGCACGAAGAACAAGAAGCAGAGGATAATGACATAGAAGTTCGTCGATCCACTCGACAAAGAAGAACACCATCATGGCACTCAAATTATGTTTTGACAAACCATGATGCATATTGTCTTTTGACAGAAGATGGAGAACCAACAACTTTTATGGAGGCTATGCGCAATCCAGATGCTTCTATGTGGATGACAGCAATGCAAGAAGAAATTAAGGCATTACATAGGAACCATACCTGGAAACTTGTTGAACTTCCAGCAGGTCGGAAAGCCATTGGTAACAAATGGGTTTACAAGATCAAACGAGATAGTAATGATCAGGTGGAACGATATCGTGCAAGATTGATTGTCAAGGGATATGCTCAGAAAGAAGGTATTAActtcaatgaaatattttctcCAGTGGTGAGACTAACTACTATTAGAGTAGTTTTGGCTATATGTGCTGCATTTGATTTACATCTAGAGCAATTAGACGTAAAGACTGCTTTTCTTCATGGAGAACTTGAAGAAGAGATATATATGCTCCAACCAGAAggttttgaagaaaaaggaaaagaaaacttGGTTTGCAGGTTAACTAA comes from the Arachis duranensis cultivar V14167 chromosome 7, aradu.V14167.gnm2.J7QH, whole genome shotgun sequence genome and includes:
- the LOC107457709 gene encoding auxin transporter-like protein 1; the protein is MSRQKQGGEETMMSSLNETIEREEREELEKEGGGSGSHSSLKSLLWHGGSAYDAWFSCASNQVAQVLLTLPYSFSQLGMLSGIILQIFYGILGSWTAYLISILYIEYRTRKEKENVSFKNHVIQWFEVLDGLLGPYWKAVGLAFNCTFLLFGSVIQLIACASNIYYINDHLDKRTWTYIFGACCATTVFIPSFHNYRIWSFLGLAMTTYTAWYLTIAALLHGQVENVSHTGPNKLVLYFTGATNILYTFGGHAVTVEIMHAMWKPQKFKYIYLFATLYVFTLTLPSAIAVYWAFGDQLLDHSNAFSLLPRSGWRDAGVILMLIHQFITFGFACTPLYFVWEKVIGMHDTKSICLRALARLPVVIPIWFLAIIFPFFGPINSAVGALLVSFTVYIIPASAHMLTYKSASARQNAAEKLPVFIPNWTVMFVVNAFVVVWVFVVGFGFGGWASMTNFIKQVDTFGLFAKCYQCPPKISASNHTATLHH